Within Candidatus Aegiribacteria sp., the genomic segment TTCTAAGGACTCTGTTTGAAGATCATTTTGATCCCACGTCAAAAGTAGGGCTGGTCTCCATGCACAAAGGCTATCCTGTACTTCACTTTAAACCGACAAGAAATAGACTCCGCGTATACGGAAGGATTGCGGAACTGGTTTCATCAGGCTATACGCCGCTGGCAGAAGCTCTGATGATTGCAAGAAGAACTCTCAAAGGATGCAGCACTGCATCCGGCAGAACCGGAAGCTTCATCATGCTCCTGTCCGACTGTATGCCGGAACCTCTGCCACTGGGCTGTCAGGAACCGTACGAGAGCGATCTTTACGGAGAGGTCAGAAAAGAAGCCCAAATGTGCGGTATTGCTCATCTACCGATTCTTATAATTGATCCCATGAATTACACATCGAGAACGAGCCCGGAGATTCTTCCAGGAAGGCGTCTTGCCAGGTTTATAGAAAAGGTTACTGCGGGTATGCTGATACATATGCCCGCAAGCATTATGGACAGAGATAACCTGATAGTAAAGGTTATCACTTCCATGACCGGTGATAATGAATACAAAACTGTTACCACCTCACTGGATCTTGAAATTGGAAAGTATTCAAACACAACGCCATGGCTGCGGGGATGAGGATGAGACGTTTATCAGACAGTACAGAATATCCGAATATCAACTGAAAGCGGTTGCACATGAAAAAATGCGAATACACTGAATTTCTCCGGTCGAGGAAAATTGATGATGAGACAATTAATTCAGCAATTGAAAATGTTACAGATCTGGAGAAATATCTTGTTCACGCAGGTATTGATATAGATTCGGTTCCTGTACCTTCCATAAAGCAATATTTTACCGCGTTGATATCTGACGGGGAGAACACAATGCAGCGATTGGCAGATCTTGCCGGATATTTCTATATGACCGATCAGAAAGATGTGTATATCTATATAATATCGACCATCAGCGGCAGGGAAGTGCTTGAATCAATATCGGAGAAACTTGCGTTAAAGTGTGATCCTGATTGCCGGGACAGAGTATTTAAGGGTCTTGATGCTCCTCCGCTGGGGTCACCTCCTGAAAGATATCCTTTGAATACATGTACGCTTGTAAGCAGACTTCTGGAGGTGGGCAAGGAAATATGTCACGATGTGCTTGCTGATAACCACCATGGAATACCTCATGACAGCTTCAAGAAACACATACAATGGTTCGAGGAAACCGATTCTATCGATGAATTTCTTAAAAGAGTCCATTCCGAGAGAATCATGGTTCTTCAGAAGCACCTTGATGAGGGAAAAGTGTGGTTCGAACAGGAGATCACACCCGAAGTCATCGAACTTGTCAAAGGTAATCAGGAAATCCTGTCCGCGGTTCGTAACGGTAAATACTTATATGTAACCAAAATACCGTATTCCCCGAAGGATTGGCTGATGGAAACTGACAGTTTAAAGAAAAGATATTACGCATGCCACTGCCCACTCGCCAGGGAAGCGATAATCATGCAGAATCCGGAAATACCACTGGACTGGTGTTACTGCAGCGGGGG encodes:
- a CDS encoding DUF6144 family protein gives rise to the protein MKKCEYTEFLRSRKIDDETINSAIENVTDLEKYLVHAGIDIDSVPVPSIKQYFTALISDGENTMQRLADLAGYFYMTDQKDVYIYIISTISGREVLESISEKLALKCDPDCRDRVFKGLDAPPLGSPPERYPLNTCTLVSRLLEVGKEICHDVLADNHHGIPHDSFKKHIQWFEETDSIDEFLKRVHSERIMVLQKHLDEGKVWFEQEITPEVIELVKGNQEILSAVRNGKYLYVTKIPYSPKDWLMETDSLKKRYYACHCPLAREAIIMQNPEIPLDWCYCSGGFAKLMFDVLFGESTEVEVLQSVLAGDSVCRFRIKLPEKMLTDNTLSDCCINNS